One Rossellomorea aquimaris DNA window includes the following coding sequences:
- a CDS encoding metal-dependent hydrolase — MKISYHGHSVVKIETNGKTILIDPFINGNELTDLKVDDEKPDVIILTHGHNDHVGDTVELAKKNDSLVIANHELATYLSWQLVKTHPMHVGGAYEFDFGKVKLTQAFHGSGLITDGNEIIYMGMPAGVLLMIEGKTIFHAGDTGLFSDMKLIGERHPIDLAFLPIGDNFTMGPEDAATAASFLKAKKVVPIHYDTFPPIKQDPQKFVDMLEDCEGQVMKAGDVIEY; from the coding sequence CAGTAGTGAAAATCGAAACAAACGGAAAAACGATTCTAATCGATCCCTTCATCAATGGAAACGAACTGACAGATCTTAAAGTGGATGACGAGAAACCCGATGTGATCATCCTTACACACGGTCACAACGATCACGTAGGTGACACCGTCGAGCTTGCGAAAAAGAATGATTCGTTGGTAATCGCCAACCATGAACTGGCAACATACTTAAGCTGGCAATTAGTGAAGACCCATCCGATGCATGTCGGGGGAGCGTATGAGTTTGACTTCGGAAAAGTGAAATTGACACAGGCGTTCCACGGTTCGGGTCTGATTACAGACGGCAATGAAATCATTTATATGGGTATGCCTGCTGGCGTTCTCTTGATGATTGAAGGGAAAACCATCTTCCATGCGGGGGATACCGGATTATTCTCCGATATGAAACTGATCGGGGAACGTCATCCAATCGACCTTGCCTTCCTTCCGATCGGGGATAACTTCACGATGGGACCAGAGGATGCAGCTACGGCAGCAAGCTTCTTAAAAGCGAAGAAAGTCGTGCCGATCCACTATGATACATTCCCGCCGATCAAACAGGATCCGCAGAAATTCGTCGACATGCTGGAGGATTGTGAAGGACAGGTTATGAAGGCGGGGGACGTAATCGAATATTAA
- a CDS encoding DRTGG domain-containing protein, with protein MATKHEQILDYIDTLPVGEKISVRQIAKALNVSEGTAYRAIKDAETKGYVSTIERVGTIRIEQKKKDNIEKLTYAEVVNIIDGQVLGGRTGLHKMLNKFVIGAMKLEAMMRYTEAGNLLIIGNRTQAHEHALRAGAAVLITGGFDTEDHVKKLADELELPIISTSYDTFTVATMINRAIYDQLIKKEIVLVEDILTKADDTAYLHINDTLEEWYEKNQYTFHSRFPVVDNNLKVHGMVTSKDVMGQEKYTGIDKIMTKQPITVSPNTSVASAAHIMIWEGIELLPVVNEQNRLQGIISRQDVLKALQMIQRQPQVGETIDDLISNAVEAAGEKKGDKEVYLFAVTPQMTTGIGTISYGVFTTLMTEAANRSLKPYKKGDIVIENMTIYFIKPVQMESMLEIHPKVLDVGRKFGKVDVEVYCEGVMVGKSLMICQLIDRH; from the coding sequence TTGGCTACTAAACACGAACAAATATTAGACTACATAGATACCTTGCCAGTCGGTGAAAAAATCTCCGTCCGCCAAATTGCAAAAGCACTGAACGTGAGCGAAGGAACAGCATATAGGGCGATTAAAGATGCGGAAACGAAAGGATATGTCAGTACCATCGAACGCGTTGGTACGATCCGGATCGAACAAAAGAAGAAAGATAACATCGAAAAGCTCACCTACGCAGAAGTGGTCAATATCATTGATGGACAAGTATTGGGTGGAAGAACGGGATTACATAAAATGCTCAATAAGTTCGTCATTGGAGCGATGAAGCTTGAAGCCATGATGAGATACACGGAAGCAGGGAACCTGTTGATCATCGGGAACCGGACCCAGGCCCACGAGCACGCACTGAGAGCCGGGGCTGCCGTTCTGATCACCGGTGGATTCGATACAGAAGATCATGTCAAGAAGCTTGCAGACGAGCTCGAACTCCCGATCATTTCTACTTCCTACGACACCTTTACAGTAGCGACCATGATCAACAGGGCGATTTATGATCAGCTCATCAAAAAGGAAATCGTATTGGTAGAAGATATTTTAACAAAAGCGGATGACACGGCTTACCTGCATATTAATGATACGTTGGAAGAATGGTACGAAAAAAATCAATATACATTCCACAGCCGTTTCCCGGTTGTCGATAACAATCTGAAAGTGCATGGCATGGTCACATCGAAAGACGTCATGGGGCAGGAGAAATATACGGGCATCGATAAGATCATGACCAAACAACCGATCACCGTCAGCCCGAATACCAGCGTTGCCTCAGCCGCCCATATCATGATCTGGGAAGGGATCGAATTACTTCCCGTCGTGAATGAACAAAACAGGTTACAGGGGATCATCAGTCGTCAGGACGTATTAAAAGCCCTGCAAATGATCCAAAGGCAGCCGCAGGTCGGGGAAACGATTGATGATTTGATCAGTAACGCAGTAGAAGCAGCAGGTGAGAAGAAGGGCGATAAAGAAGTCTACCTTTTTGCTGTAACTCCACAGATGACCACGGGAATTGGTACGATCTCTTATGGCGTATTCACTACACTTATGACCGAAGCGGCCAATCGTTCATTGAAGCCCTACAAAAAAGGGGATATAGTCATCGAAAATATGACCATCTATTTCATCAAGCCTGTCCAAATGGAGAGCATGCTCGAAATTCACCCGAAAGTGCTCGACGTCGGAAGGAAATTTGGTAAAGTGGATGTAGAAGTATATTGTGAAGGTGTAATGGTCGGAAAATCATTGATGATC